A DNA window from Chitinispirillales bacterium ANBcel5 contains the following coding sequences:
- a CDS encoding DUF502 domain-containing protein codes for MKKYFSHIFSYFLQGLFALLPLIVSWFVITFLFRLAKNSINDILILMPQHLMASTVWAFILEALTFLSLIALIVGFGFLIKTLVGKTLISKVDSFFSSIPFLKLIYRATRQLVDMLGSKKSESFFTQPVLVEYPSKGNWVIAFKTGAVSDPEGSGREFSTVFIPTTPNPTSGFMVITERVRPFNVAVEDAVKMVLTGGVIKSEIKPDLKVA; via the coding sequence ATGAAAAAATACTTCTCACACATCTTCTCATACTTTCTTCAGGGCTTATTTGCGTTACTGCCGCTTATAGTGTCATGGTTTGTTATAACATTTCTGTTTAGATTAGCCAAAAACTCTATAAATGATATTCTCATCCTCATGCCCCAACACCTGATGGCATCAACTGTTTGGGCTTTTATCTTAGAAGCGCTTACCTTCCTATCCCTTATAGCTCTTATTGTTGGTTTTGGGTTTTTGATCAAGACTCTTGTTGGCAAGACACTAATCTCAAAGGTCGATTCCTTTTTTAGCTCCATACCCTTTCTTAAGCTTATTTACAGGGCAACTCGTCAGTTGGTGGATATGCTGGGCTCAAAAAAGAGCGAGAGTTTCTTTACACAACCAGTTCTTGTGGAATATCCCAGTAAGGGTAATTGGGTGATAGCGTTCAAAACGGGGGCGGTTAGTGATCCGGAGGGAAGTGGCAGAGAGTTTAGTACAGTCTTTATACCCACTACCCCTAATCCAACAAGTGGATTTATGGTGATTACGGAAAGAGTACGCCCATTTAATGTCGCAGTTGAAGACGCGGTGAAGATGGTTCTTACAGGCGGAGTAATTAAAAGCGAAATTAAGCCGGATTTAAAAGTCGCGTGA
- a CDS encoding response regulator produces the protein MGRILIVDDEEAILLAFQKLLQKQGVTVDVANSTVEAYAFIETKDYDVLIIDLRIEGTAKMQGCELVTMARTLHPLAIIIVITAYGDEDLKSHALQAGADMFLIKPVSPIALRTLLQKKGIYASSDTSI, from the coding sequence ATGATGAAGAAGCTATCCTTTTGGCTTTTCAAAAACTCCTTCAAAAACAAGGAGTTACAGTAGATGTGGCAAATTCCACCGTTGAAGCTTATGCCTTTATAGAAACCAAAGACTATGATGTATTAATTATCGATCTGAGAATAGAGGGTACTGCAAAAATGCAGGGCTGTGAGCTGGTCACCATGGCCAGAACGTTGCACCCATTGGCTATCATTATCGTCATTACTGCCTATGGAGATGAAGATTTAAAGTCTCATGCTCTGCAAGCCGGTGCAGATATGTTCCTGATAAAACCGGTCTCTCCTATAGCTCTAAGAACTCTGTTGCAGAAAAAGGGGATCTACGCCTCCTCTGATACCTCCATCTAA